In a genomic window of Flavobacterium lipolyticum:
- a CDS encoding class I SAM-dependent methyltransferase produces MINKLNIGCGNDIKKGFVNLDISQLPGVDVVCDIENNKLPFEDNFFEYILCNDVLEHVEYIKVLKEIHRILKPGGIVEIRVPHFTSSNNFIDPTHKKMFSFRTFSFFIDNIRYERNYYFDFKFSEMLYSKITFMRKNPLNWPFFIWVNINDTTRKIYEETFFRNLAPAYNVEVKLKK; encoded by the coding sequence ATGATAAATAAGCTCAATATTGGTTGTGGAAATGATATTAAAAAAGGATTCGTTAATTTAGATATTTCGCAATTACCCGGTGTTGATGTAGTTTGTGATATCGAAAATAATAAACTTCCGTTTGAAGATAATTTTTTTGAATATATTTTATGTAATGATGTTTTAGAACATGTAGAGTATATAAAGGTTTTAAAAGAAATTCATCGAATTTTAAAGCCAGGAGGAATTGTAGAAATTAGAGTTCCCCATTTTACATCCAGTAACAATTTTATAGATCCTACGCATAAAAAAATGTTTTCATTTAGAACCTTTAGTTTTTTTATTGATAACATTCGATATGAACGTAATTATTATTTTGATTTTAAGTTTAGCGAAATGTTGTATTCAAAAATAACGTTTATGCGCAAAAACCCTTTAAATTGGCCTTTTTTTATTTGGGTGAATATCAACGATACAACTAGAAAAATATATGAAGAAACATTCTTTCGTAATTTAGCGCCAGCTTATAATGTTGAGGTTAAACTTAAAAAGTAA
- a CDS encoding O-antigen ligase family protein — MKINKNNLRLILTVCLITFCIQTPDVKLGFVKFSELLLLLVAPFLLKKPINKFIFYFFVFFTIEAILGLIITSTHHFDVLGPSKFKAPYVITIARYLELVSCISLSIITFRLFKNNEDQSKKIIDYLVNWNILITAFFFFLYILVKIGVLPIYSSIVIYDNDRLRGLYNEGGPFGLMLSFIFILSFFQKKSRYRFFKQFFLFIIIAFFARSKAGILFSVIWIALFNFEILKNKLRLVIFPLIFVFLAGFYFLFMNVSSMYVTELNRVKQSIKERPKDINLILGRISGVYIVPNMVEQNAVFGIGLGNYPLLRNNAEYRTFFPKPPKKSIDIDAHGFGGIVDIIVEMGILGFFIFIFIVYGIYYEIKRMNKGIVLVIGFLLIYCFGVQIYFLYPWVLLAIILAYQNNYIDEISN, encoded by the coding sequence GTGAAAATAAACAAAAACAATCTTAGACTGATTTTAACAGTTTGTTTGATTACGTTTTGTATTCAGACACCAGATGTTAAATTAGGATTTGTAAAATTTTCTGAACTTTTATTGTTATTAGTAGCTCCATTTCTTTTAAAAAAACCTATTAATAAGTTTATATTTTACTTTTTTGTTTTTTTTACTATTGAGGCGATATTAGGGCTTATAATTACTTCAACACATCATTTTGATGTCCTTGGACCATCGAAATTTAAAGCACCTTATGTTATTACGATTGCACGATATCTTGAATTAGTATCATGTATTAGTTTGTCCATTATTACATTTCGATTGTTTAAAAATAATGAAGATCAATCTAAAAAAATAATTGATTATTTAGTGAATTGGAATATTCTAATTACTGCTTTCTTTTTTTTTCTTTATATATTAGTCAAAATAGGGGTACTACCCATATATAGTAGTATTGTCATTTATGATAATGATAGGTTGAGAGGTCTTTACAACGAAGGAGGGCCTTTTGGATTAATGCTTTCTTTTATTTTTATACTTTCTTTTTTTCAGAAAAAGTCCAGGTATCGGTTTTTTAAGCAGTTTTTTTTATTTATAATTATTGCCTTTTTTGCCAGATCTAAGGCGGGAATTTTATTTTCTGTTATTTGGATTGCCTTATTTAATTTTGAGATTTTAAAAAACAAATTAAGATTGGTTATTTTTCCATTAATATTTGTTTTTTTAGCAGGATTCTATTTTTTGTTTATGAATGTAAGCTCTATGTATGTTACAGAATTAAACAGGGTAAAGCAATCGATTAAAGAACGGCCGAAAGATATTAATTTAATTTTAGGAAGGATTTCAGGTGTTTATATTGTTCCAAATATGGTAGAACAAAATGCAGTTTTTGGAATAGGACTTGGAAATTATCCATTATTAAGAAATAATGCAGAGTACCGAACTTTTTTTCCGAAACCTCCTAAGAAATCTATAGATATTGATGCGCATGGATTTGGAGGAATTGTTGATATTATTGTAGAGATGGGAATTTTGGGTTTTTTCATTTTTATATTTATTGTTTATGGTATTTATTACGAAATAAAAAGGATGAATAAGGGAATAGTTCTTGTAATAGGGTTTCTTCTTATTTATTGTTTTGGAGTACAGATTTATTTTTTATATCCATGGGTACTGTTGGCTATTATTTTAGCCTATCAAAATAATTATATAGATGAAATTAGTAATTGA
- a CDS encoding glycosyltransferase family 4 protein yields the protein MKLVIDIRLINASGIGTYLKNVIPGILQNFDEVLVLGNTKEIEYFEWSKKIKIIEFNAKVYSLKEQFQYPKIIPSCDVLWCPHFNTPLLPVKAQKTVTTIHDVYHLTSEASISQLKRKYARILFQNAVKKASLIFTVSEFSKTEILKYTKADSQKIDVVYCGVNKLLFENSEAKHDFKLPDNYILYVGNIKPHKNLIVLLKAYNALSEEFRLKYKLVFIGKKDGFLTQDNDIHSFIKNNNLQKDITFTGYVNDSEIPHIYHNANLFVFPSLYEGFGLPILEALATGTKVLSSNAASLPEIGGEAVVYFDPKDDVGLGKLIQDTIVDSSKGKFLSAEAHKQLEKFTWEKSIKKHLNAFKKLE from the coding sequence ATGAAATTAGTAATTGATATTCGTTTAATAAATGCTTCTGGCATTGGAACGTATTTAAAGAACGTAATCCCTGGAATTTTACAGAACTTTGATGAGGTTTTAGTTTTGGGTAATACCAAAGAAATTGAATATTTTGAGTGGAGTAAAAAGATAAAAATAATCGAATTTAATGCTAAAGTTTATTCTCTTAAAGAACAGTTTCAATACCCAAAAATAATTCCGAGTTGCGATGTTTTATGGTGTCCACATTTTAATACGCCGCTTTTACCAGTAAAAGCTCAAAAAACAGTAACAACAATTCATGATGTATATCATTTAACAAGTGAAGCTTCAATTTCACAGTTGAAGAGAAAATATGCGAGGATTTTATTTCAAAATGCAGTTAAAAAAGCAAGTTTAATTTTTACAGTTTCAGAGTTTTCAAAAACCGAAATTTTGAAATATACCAAAGCTGATTCTCAAAAAATAGATGTGGTATATTGTGGTGTAAATAAACTATTATTCGAAAATTCAGAAGCAAAGCATGATTTTAAACTTCCAGACAATTATATTCTATATGTTGGAAATATAAAACCACATAAAAATTTAATTGTTTTATTAAAAGCTTATAACGCTTTATCAGAAGAGTTTAGATTAAAGTATAAATTGGTTTTTATAGGTAAGAAAGATGGATTTTTGACTCAAGATAATGATATTCATAGTTTTATAAAGAATAATAATCTACAAAAAGATATTACATTTACGGGTTATGTAAATGATTCTGAGATTCCGCATATCTATCATAATGCAAATCTATTTGTATTTCCTTCACTCTATGAAGGTTTTGGGTTACCCATTCTTGAGGCACTTGCAACTGGAACAAAAGTGTTAAGTTCAAATGCAGCAAGTTTACCGGAAATAGGTGGAGAAGCGGTCGTTTATTTTGATCCAAAGGACGATGTTGGATTGGGAAAATTGATACAGGATACTATTGTAGACTCATCAAAAGGTAAATTTTTGTCCGCTGAGGCACATAAACAGTTAGAGAAATTTACGTGGGAAAAATCGATTAAAAAGCATCTAAATGCTTTCAAAAAGTTAGAATGA
- a CDS encoding O-antigen ligase family protein, with amino-acid sequence MKQLILQYNKSVVYFFLIAVALFPILPKGVESILMFGGFLFSLSYFIFEGKKFWSKEKTIELLLFSSLFLIFVFSLFYTIDIKTGTKFIIRLLPSVLFPAIFLFNNTDLLNAKKFQVITNVYCLAVGLILFFLHITLFHELYNSSLKFWDFRQLIESKIEVHGTYLAMWIGFAIIILVYKIRIESKKYFIIFIFLFMVGYFFYWQYIIGSRMPFVATIIVCFFCLFKNVIQVTIASVLLISLTFILVFKVDRIGERFEKLKNYKLSFPEGKYEDNYPNISNEQIRNGIYFCGYEISKAEPIVGYGVGDVDAKLQSCYDEKYRNTDTYKVTSYNSHNEYLNIILSSGILGLVLFLFSQYLLLKRAFHHKLGIYISFVFFIFLNFSFENILSRHDGVIFFGFFNSLLFFQKNNLNEKSIN; translated from the coding sequence ATGAAGCAGTTAATTTTACAATATAACAAATCGGTCGTCTATTTTTTTTTAATAGCAGTAGCACTCTTTCCTATTTTACCAAAAGGAGTGGAAAGCATTTTAATGTTTGGTGGATTTTTATTTTCATTGTCTTATTTTATTTTCGAAGGAAAAAAATTCTGGAGCAAAGAAAAAACAATAGAGCTTTTATTATTCTCCTCTCTATTTCTAATTTTTGTTTTTTCATTGTTTTATACCATTGATATTAAGACAGGGACTAAATTTATAATACGACTTTTACCTTCTGTTTTATTTCCTGCAATTTTCCTGTTTAATAATACAGATCTTTTGAATGCTAAGAAATTTCAAGTAATTACAAATGTTTATTGCTTGGCTGTGGGCTTAATTTTGTTTTTCTTGCATATAACGTTGTTTCATGAATTATACAATTCAAGTTTAAAGTTTTGGGATTTTAGACAACTTATCGAAAGCAAAATAGAAGTACATGGAACTTATTTGGCAATGTGGATTGGTTTTGCGATAATTATTTTAGTGTATAAAATTAGAATTGAATCAAAAAAGTATTTTATCATTTTCATATTTTTATTTATGGTAGGATATTTTTTCTATTGGCAATACATCATCGGATCCAGAATGCCTTTTGTGGCAACCATTATAGTTTGCTTTTTTTGTTTGTTTAAGAACGTAATACAAGTTACAATTGCCAGTGTCTTGTTAATTAGTTTGACGTTTATTTTAGTCTTTAAAGTAGATCGAATAGGAGAAAGATTTGAAAAACTAAAAAATTACAAACTCTCTTTTCCAGAAGGGAAATATGAAGACAATTATCCTAATATTAGTAATGAACAGATTAGAAACGGAATTTATTTTTGTGGTTATGAAATCTCAAAAGCAGAACCAATTGTAGGTTATGGAGTAGGAGATGTTGATGCCAAATTGCAATCTTGTTATGATGAAAAATATAGAAATACAGATACTTATAAAGTTACCAGCTATAATTCGCACAATGAATATTTAAACATAATTTTGTCTTCGGGAATTTTAGGGCTTGTTTTATTTTTATTTTCACAGTATCTTCTTTTAAAACGAGCATTTCATCATAAATTAGGGATTTATATTTCATTTGTATTTTTTATTTTCCTTAATTTTTCTTTTGAGAATATTTTAAGCAGACACGATGGAGTTATCTTTTTTGGATTTTTTAATTCTTTATTATTTTTTCAAAAGAACAATTTAAATGAAAAAAGCATTAATTAG
- a CDS encoding glycosyltransferase has translation MKKALISDWYYVNGGAEKVIHSINSIWDDFDHFALIDFLKDEDRKFILNGKKVKTSFIQKLPTVKKNHRKFLQLFPIAIERFDLSDYDLIISSSSAVAKGVRTRKDQLHICYCHSPMRYAWDLQDQYLKDSGLDKGLKGFYAKYVLQKIRKWDVSNSENVDYFIANSNYIAERIKKIYNRESTVIYPPVDVEFFSLEEQKDNYYFTASRLVSYKKTQLIVEAFNELPHLKLIVAGDGPEFQKLQTIAKSNIEFVGFVEANSLKNYMQKAKAFVFAAEEDFGIIPVEAQACGTPVIALAKGGTLETVVENRTGVFFQEQSSQSIKEAVIDFEKIEFNPKVIREHAMKFSKQRFESEMRAFGKEKLAEKF, from the coding sequence ATGAAAAAAGCATTAATTAGCGATTGGTATTATGTAAATGGAGGTGCTGAAAAAGTAATACATTCCATAAATTCAATTTGGGATGATTTTGATCACTTCGCACTGATTGATTTTTTAAAGGATGAAGACCGAAAGTTTATTTTGAATGGAAAAAAAGTGAAAACCAGTTTTATTCAAAAATTACCAACGGTAAAGAAAAACCATCGTAAATTTTTACAGTTATTTCCAATAGCCATAGAGCGGTTTGATTTGAGTGATTACGACTTAATAATTAGTTCTTCATCAGCTGTAGCGAAAGGAGTTCGGACCCGAAAAGATCAGCTTCATATTTGTTATTGTCATTCGCCTATGCGATATGCATGGGATTTGCAGGATCAGTACTTAAAAGATTCAGGCTTAGATAAAGGTTTAAAGGGATTTTACGCAAAATATGTTTTGCAGAAAATAAGAAAATGGGATGTCTCAAACTCTGAAAATGTCGATTATTTTATTGCCAATTCTAACTATATAGCAGAAAGAATAAAGAAAATTTACAACCGTGAATCAACAGTCATTTATCCTCCCGTCGATGTTGAATTTTTTAGTTTAGAAGAACAGAAGGATAATTATTATTTTACAGCTTCGCGTTTAGTTTCTTATAAAAAAACACAATTAATAGTAGAAGCTTTTAATGAATTACCACATCTAAAATTAATTGTTGCCGGGGACGGACCGGAATTTCAAAAACTTCAGACAATTGCTAAAAGTAATATTGAGTTTGTTGGATTTGTAGAAGCCAATAGTTTAAAAAACTACATGCAAAAGGCAAAAGCGTTTGTTTTTGCCGCCGAAGAAGATTTTGGAATTATTCCGGTTGAAGCACAGGCCTGTGGTACTCCGGTTATCGCTTTAGCAAAAGGCGGCACTTTAGAAACAGTTGTTGAAAATAGGACAGGAGTTTTTTTTCAGGAACAATCATCACAAAGTATAAAAGAAGCTGTGATTGACTTTGAAAAGATAGAATTTAACCCGAAAGTAATCCGTGAACATGCGATGAAGTTCTCGAAGCAACGTTTTGAAAGTGAAATGAGAGCTTTTGGTAAGGAGAAGCTAGCAGAAAAATTTTAA
- a CDS encoding UDP-glucuronic acid decarboxylase family protein, protein MKRILITGAAGFLGSHLCDRFIKEGYYVIGMDNLITGDLKNIEHLFKLEHFEFYHHDITKFVHIPGDLDYILHFASPASPIDYLKIPIQTLKVGSLGTHNLLGLARVKKARILIASTSEVYGDPLVHPQTEEYYGNVNTIGPRGVYDEAKRFQESITMAYHTFHGVETRIVRIFNTYGPRMRLNDGRVIPAFIGQALRGEDLTIFGDGMQTRSFCYVDDQVEGIFRLLHSDYVYPVNIGNPDEITIKDFAEEIIKLTGTNQKVVYHPLPINDPLQRQPDTTKAKELLGWEAKVSRSEGMKITYDYFRSLSKEELSKEEHKDFSNYIK, encoded by the coding sequence ATGAAAAGAATACTTATTACAGGAGCGGCGGGATTTCTGGGATCGCATTTATGTGATCGTTTTATCAAAGAAGGATATTATGTTATCGGAATGGATAATTTGATTACCGGAGATCTTAAAAACATAGAGCATTTATTCAAGTTAGAACATTTCGAATTTTACCACCACGATATCACCAAGTTTGTGCACATTCCAGGTGATTTAGATTATATACTACATTTTGCCTCGCCGGCAAGTCCGATTGATTATTTAAAAATTCCGATTCAGACCTTAAAAGTTGGATCTCTTGGGACACATAATTTATTGGGATTAGCTCGTGTGAAAAAAGCAAGAATTTTAATTGCATCAACATCCGAAGTTTACGGAGATCCTCTGGTTCACCCACAAACCGAAGAGTACTATGGAAACGTAAACACCATTGGACCGCGTGGAGTTTATGATGAAGCCAAACGCTTTCAGGAATCGATTACTATGGCCTACCATACTTTTCATGGGGTAGAAACCAGAATCGTGCGTATTTTTAACACCTATGGTCCAAGAATGCGTCTGAACGACGGGCGTGTAATTCCGGCCTTTATCGGACAGGCATTGCGCGGGGAAGATTTAACCATTTTTGGAGACGGAATGCAAACGCGTTCTTTCTGCTATGTAGACGATCAGGTCGAAGGTATTTTCAGACTTTTGCATTCAGATTATGTATATCCCGTAAATATTGGAAATCCGGATGAAATTACAATTAAGGATTTTGCAGAAGAGATCATTAAATTAACAGGAACGAATCAAAAGGTAGTCTACCATCCATTACCTATAAATGATCCGTTACAACGCCAGCCAGACACCACAAAAGCGAAAGAGTTATTGGGTTGGGAAGCAAAAGTAAGCCGTTCTGAAGGAATGAAAATTACGTATGACTATTTCAGATCACTTTCAAAAGAAGAGCTTTCAAAGGAAGAACACAAAGATTTTTCGAACTATATCAAATAA
- a CDS encoding glycosyltransferase family 4 protein encodes MKDILIISNYYPPEKGAAANRIEQLALKLDQNGYEVSVISPLPNYPKGELFPEYKGRFSVTEKIQNITLKRLWIYPSNSSNIFKRIVSTLSFSSTLFFYLLFAKTPKKVIVQSPPLLLSFVSVFVLWIKSKTILLNVSDLWPTAAIELQVLKKNSISHRILLFIERFIYQKATHIFGQSNEIITHIHSVFPEKKCFLYRNYPDHFVEDLLEEKDNSSEPIKLFYAGLLGVAQGVFELIQQLNLENDNIELHIFGDGAEKTQIVNYLNQNPTKKIVFHGMLERNVLHETLKNLDIALVPLKTRIYGSVPSKIFEYSALGFPILYYGGGEGENIVEENTLGWVVPVEDFQQLNTTLGTISTLGKAEIQKMKKAIFLHAKSHFNLDQQMKELIEKNAF; translated from the coding sequence ATGAAGGATATTCTAATCATATCAAACTATTATCCACCCGAAAAAGGTGCAGCGGCCAATAGAATAGAACAACTGGCTTTAAAATTGGATCAAAATGGTTATGAAGTTTCGGTAATTTCTCCTCTTCCAAATTATCCAAAAGGCGAATTATTTCCGGAATACAAAGGCCGGTTTTCTGTTACCGAAAAAATCCAGAATATTACCTTAAAACGACTTTGGATCTATCCGAGTAATAGTTCGAACATCTTTAAACGAATTGTCTCGACATTGTCGTTTTCCAGCACTTTGTTTTTTTATTTATTGTTTGCCAAAACACCTAAAAAAGTAATTGTACAATCTCCTCCACTATTACTTTCGTTTGTTTCTGTTTTTGTGCTTTGGATTAAGAGTAAAACAATCCTTTTGAATGTTTCAGATCTTTGGCCAACTGCCGCTATCGAACTGCAAGTATTAAAGAAAAACAGTATTTCACACCGGATTTTGCTTTTTATTGAACGTTTTATTTACCAAAAAGCAACGCATATTTTTGGGCAATCTAATGAAATCATTACCCATATTCATTCCGTCTTTCCCGAAAAAAAATGTTTTCTATATCGTAATTATCCGGATCATTTTGTGGAAGATCTCCTCGAAGAAAAAGACAATTCAAGTGAACCTATTAAACTATTCTACGCCGGATTACTAGGTGTTGCTCAAGGGGTTTTTGAACTTATTCAGCAATTGAATTTAGAAAATGACAACATCGAACTGCATATTTTTGGTGATGGTGCCGAGAAAACTCAAATTGTGAATTACCTCAACCAAAATCCAACTAAAAAAATTGTTTTTCACGGAATGTTAGAACGAAACGTTTTGCATGAAACTTTGAAAAATTTAGATATTGCCCTTGTTCCGCTCAAGACAAGAATCTACGGATCTGTTCCGTCCAAAATATTTGAATATAGTGCTTTAGGATTTCCTATACTTTACTATGGAGGTGGCGAAGGTGAAAATATTGTAGAAGAGAATACCCTTGGTTGGGTAGTCCCTGTTGAAGATTTCCAACAATTAAATACAACTTTAGGAACAATCTCGACACTAGGTAAAGCAGAAATACAGAAGATGAAAAAGGCTATTTTTCTTCATGCCAAAAGTCATTTTAATTTGGACCAGCAAATGAAGGAACTCATCGAAAAGAATGCTTTTTAA
- the wecB gene encoding non-hydrolyzing UDP-N-acetylglucosamine 2-epimerase, translating to MKITLIAGARPNFIKIAPLINAIKDKQNQGFDVSFRLVHTGQHYDKNLSDTFFEELNIPKPNVNLEVKSGSQAEQTAAIMIAFEKELLQNPTDLVLVVGDVNSTMACSIVAKKCHTRVAHVEAGIRSGDLTMPEEINRMLTDSITDYFFTTSKSASENLLKLGSNPENVHFVGNVMIDTLYQNINRISAPDFWEEHQLSEKNYIVLTLHRPGNVDEVSSLIALLHGIDDLANNKKILFPIHPRTQAILSESSAKFKNILFVAPQSYLNFMYLIQNSFAVITDSGGISEETTVMGIPCFTMRNNTERPETETIGSNTIVGTSLENLQKVYGSFLKNGPKKSGVPDLWDGKASERIISILLAKK from the coding sequence ATGAAAATCACCCTAATCGCAGGTGCAAGACCTAATTTTATAAAAATAGCACCCCTTATTAATGCTATAAAAGACAAGCAAAATCAAGGTTTTGATGTTTCCTTTCGTTTGGTTCACACAGGGCAGCATTACGATAAAAACTTAAGTGATACCTTTTTCGAAGAATTAAATATTCCAAAACCAAATGTAAATCTGGAAGTAAAAAGCGGCTCTCAGGCCGAACAAACTGCCGCAATTATGATTGCTTTTGAGAAAGAATTACTTCAAAATCCAACTGATTTAGTTTTGGTTGTTGGCGACGTAAACTCGACGATGGCTTGTTCGATTGTGGCTAAAAAATGTCATACAAGAGTAGCACACGTTGAAGCGGGAATTCGTTCCGGAGATTTAACAATGCCGGAAGAAATCAATAGAATGCTGACAGACAGCATTACGGATTACTTTTTTACGACCTCCAAATCCGCCTCAGAAAATTTATTAAAACTAGGATCAAATCCTGAAAACGTGCATTTTGTAGGAAATGTTATGATCGATACTTTATACCAAAACATCAATAGAATTTCGGCTCCGGATTTTTGGGAAGAACATCAGCTTAGTGAAAAAAACTACATTGTTCTAACCTTACATCGTCCGGGAAATGTAGATGAAGTTTCTTCTCTTATTGCTTTACTACATGGAATTGATGATTTGGCAAATAACAAAAAAATATTGTTTCCTATTCATCCCAGAACACAGGCTATCTTAAGTGAAAGCTCAGCTAAGTTTAAAAATATCCTCTTTGTTGCTCCACAAAGCTACCTGAATTTCATGTATTTAATACAAAACAGTTTTGCCGTTATTACGGATAGCGGTGGTATTTCTGAGGAAACAACTGTAATGGGAATTCCTTGTTTTACCATGCGAAATAATACTGAGCGTCCTGAAACCGAGACCATTGGTTCAAATACTATTGTTGGAACGTCATTAGAAAATTTACAAAAAGTATACGGTTCATTTTTAAAAAATGGTCCCAAGAAAAGTGGTGTTCCGGATTTATGGGATGGAAAAGCATCTGAACGAATTATTTCAATTTTATTGGCTAAAAAATAA
- a CDS encoding ORF6N domain-containing protein has protein sequence MEDQSLLSEETISNKIYYIRNQKVMLDSDLALLYDVETKRLNEQVKRNLSRFPKDFMFQLTENEFENLKSQIATSSWGGSRKLPFVFTEHGVMMLSSVLKSDKAIQTNIQIMRIFTKVREMLLDTAEIKVDILQIQKKLENQDKNIELVFSYLDELTEKKEDGNERVKISYKK, from the coding sequence ATGGAAGATCAATCTTTACTTTCTGAAGAAACTATTTCTAACAAAATATATTATATCCGCAATCAAAAAGTGATGTTGGATAGTGATTTGGCGCTACTTTATGATGTGGAAACAAAAAGATTAAATGAACAGGTAAAAAGAAATTTATCTCGCTTTCCTAAAGATTTCATGTTTCAACTTACTGAAAACGAATTTGAAAACTTGAAGTCGCAAATTGCGACTTCAAGTTGGGGCGGAAGCAGAAAATTACCTTTTGTTTTCACTGAACATGGGGTAATGATGTTATCTAGCGTTCTAAAAAGCGATAAAGCCATTCAAACCAATATTCAGATCATGCGCATTTTCACCAAAGTGAGAGAAATGCTGCTGGATACAGCTGAAATTAAAGTGGATATTCTTCAGATTCAAAAGAAGTTAGAAAATCAGGATAAAAATATCGAATTGGTTTTTTCCTATTTAGATGAATTAACGGAGAAAAAAGAAGACGGAAATGAAAGAGTGAAAATTAGTTATAAAAAATAA
- a CDS encoding phenylacetate--CoA ligase family protein, translating to MISLFDISLQLNGFPIKKAKTQLDEIRNLSEEQYTHFLQNRKEEIVAFHLKNNSFYQELAGGNTKLEWENLPILNKQNLQKPLEERLSKGYTLKNVYLNKTSGSSGTPFVFAKDKHCHSLTWTSIFMRFGWYDIDFNRSYQARFYGIPMNFTGYYKERIKDFLTHRFRFPVFDLSDGVLEKFLQKFKTKKFDYINGYTSSIVLFAKYLEQKNLILKEVCPSLKACFVTSEMLFESDKKLLEKQFGIPVINEYGASELDLIAFENLKGEWQVNSETLFVEILDENNQILPYGKEGRIVITSLFNKAHPFIRYDIGDIGILDEKSTPQKPILKKLIGRTNDIALLPSGKKAPGLTFYYVTKSIIEDDGNVKEFIIKQMQLDSFEIEYVSDIELNASQIEKIEKAITVYLEPNLTFSFTRKTVLNRSKSGKLKQFKSYL from the coding sequence ATGATTTCTCTTTTCGATATTTCGCTGCAATTAAATGGTTTTCCGATAAAGAAAGCCAAAACGCAATTGGATGAAATCCGAAATTTATCGGAAGAACAGTATACACATTTTCTTCAGAACAGAAAAGAAGAAATCGTAGCTTTTCATTTGAAAAACAATTCTTTCTATCAGGAATTGGCTGGAGGCAATACTAAATTGGAATGGGAAAATTTACCCATCCTTAACAAACAAAATTTACAAAAACCACTGGAAGAAAGGCTTTCAAAAGGCTACACCTTAAAAAATGTGTACCTCAACAAAACTTCCGGATCCAGTGGAACTCCTTTTGTTTTTGCCAAAGATAAACATTGCCATTCCCTGACCTGGACTTCCATTTTTATGCGTTTTGGCTGGTACGATATCGATTTTAATCGCTCGTATCAGGCTCGATTCTATGGTATTCCGATGAATTTTACCGGATATTATAAAGAACGAATTAAAGATTTTCTGACTCATCGTTTCCGATTTCCGGTTTTCGATCTATCTGATGGCGTTCTGGAAAAGTTTTTGCAAAAATTCAAAACTAAAAAATTTGATTATATCAACGGTTACACGAGTTCGATTGTTTTATTTGCTAAGTATTTAGAGCAAAAAAATCTTATCTTAAAAGAAGTTTGTCCCTCTTTAAAAGCTTGTTTTGTTACTTCGGAAATGCTTTTCGAATCCGATAAAAAACTTTTAGAAAAACAATTCGGAATTCCAGTTATCAATGAATACGGCGCTTCAGAACTCGATTTGATTGCTTTTGAAAACTTAAAAGGCGAATGGCAGGTCAATTCAGAAACACTTTTTGTAGAAATTTTAGATGAAAACAATCAGATTCTTCCCTATGGAAAAGAAGGCAGGATTGTGATTACATCTTTGTTCAATAAGGCACATCCCTTTATCAGATATGATATTGGCGATATCGGAATTCTGGATGAAAAAAGTACTCCGCAGAAACCCATTCTAAAAAAACTTATTGGAAGGACCAATGATATTGCTCTCTTACCAAGCGGAAAAAAAGCACCGGGCTTAACCTTTTATTATGTAACCAAAAGCATTATTGAAGACGATGGAAACGTTAAAGAATTTATCATCAAACAAATGCAATTAGATTCTTTTGAAATCGAGTATGTAAGTGATATTGAATTAAATGCATCTCAAATTGAAAAAATAGAAAAGGCAATTACGGTATATTTAGAACCTAATCTAACTTTCAGCTTTACCCGAAAAACAGTTTTAAACAGAAGTAAAAGTGGAAAATTAAAACAATTCAAATCTTACCTTTAA